A region of SAR202 cluster bacterium DNA encodes the following proteins:
- the rplT gene encoding 50S ribosomal protein L20 yields the protein MTRIKRGVTKHRRHKNVLAMTKGHGTVRHKLYRRAHESMIHALRYSWEHRRDKKGQMRRLWNIRIGAAARANGLSYSQLIHGLKAGNAEINRKMLAELALQDPQAFAAVVDSAKANLGTAKA from the coding sequence GTGACCAGGATCAAGCGCGGCGTAACAAAGCATCGCCGCCATAAAAACGTACTAGCTATGACCAAGGGTCATGGAACGGTGCGGCACAAGCTTTACCGCCGCGCCCACGAGTCCATGATCCACGCCCTCCGGTACTCCTGGGAGCACCGCCGCGACAAGAAGGGCCAGATGCGTCGCCTCTGGAACATCCGCATCGGCGCAGCCGCCCGTGCGAACGGCCTCTCGTACAGCCAGCTCATCCACGGCCTCAAGGCCGGCAATGCGGAAATCAACCGCAAGATGTTGGCCGAGCTGGCCCTCCAGGACCCTCAGGCTTTCGCCGCGGTGGTAGACTCCGCCAAGGCGAACCTCGGGACCGCAAAAGCCTGA
- the rpmI gene encoding 50S ribosomal protein L35 yields the protein MPKLKTHKGAASRFHITGSGKVMRMKRHRSHLRRTKHGNVKRQLRTKQDVAAVDTERITKLLPYGKP from the coding sequence TTGCCCAAGCTAAAGACGCATAAGGGCGCAGCCTCCCGCTTCCACATTACGGGATCGGGCAAGGTTATGCGCATGAAGCGGCACCGCAGCCACCTGCGCCGCACCAAGCATGGCAATGTGAAGCGACAGCTTCGCACCAAGCAGGACGTGGCCGCTGTCGACACCGAGCGCATTACAAAGCTGCTTCCTTACGGGAAGCCGTAA
- a CDS encoding translation initiation factor IF-3, translated as MKPRGASIPKEYRTNARIRVPEVRVVDEKGEQLGVMPTRQALLLAEERGVDLVEVAPGVEPPVCRLMDYGKFRYEATRREREAKRDQKAKSSNELREVRLKTRIGDHDKDGKVRQVKRLLGEGAKVKVSVVFRGREITHPEVGMAVLKSVAEDLVDEAMMEKAPAFEGRFLTMILSPAKNSASKPAPAAASKPAQPPKEQKVAQAKDA; from the coding sequence CTGAAACCGAGAGGTGCTAGTATACCGAAGGAGTACCGGACTAACGCCAGAATACGCGTTCCCGAAGTCCGTGTCGTGGATGAAAAGGGCGAGCAGCTCGGAGTGATGCCTACACGGCAGGCGCTCCTGCTCGCGGAGGAGCGCGGCGTCGACCTGGTTGAGGTTGCGCCGGGTGTTGAGCCTCCCGTCTGCAGGCTGATGGACTACGGGAAATTCCGATACGAGGCCACCCGCCGTGAGCGGGAGGCAAAAAGGGACCAGAAGGCAAAGTCCTCGAACGAGCTTCGCGAAGTCAGGCTCAAGACCCGCATCGGCGACCACGATAAGGACGGCAAGGTGCGGCAGGTGAAGCGCCTCCTTGGGGAGGGCGCAAAGGTGAAGGTCAGCGTGGTGTTCCGCGGTCGTGAGATCACGCACCCGGAGGTCGGCATGGCCGTCCTCAAGTCCGTCGCGGAAGACCTTGTTGACGAAGCGATGATGGAAAAGGCCCCCGCATTCGAGGGGCGCTTCCTGACTATGATTCTCTCACCGGCAAAAAATTCGGCGAGCAAGCCTGCCCCCGCGGCGGCGAGCAAGCCCGCGCAACCGCCAAAGGAGCAAAAAGTTGCCCAAGCTAAAGACGCATAA